The following proteins come from a genomic window of Gimesia chilikensis:
- a CDS encoding DUF1559 domain-containing protein codes for MYIHNRILLLVLLMVTVTVPSGCQKQPAANSTTEEAATETGAPAETAAQPEEPKIAPEMLTKAGEPMTAARYKAAGNQLKQIGLALHNLHDQTQYFLPTQEKYPEFYDENGRLKVSWRVHLLPYLDQKPLYEQFKLDEAWDSPNNAPLAKNMPDVYKSPDTPVNSNKTRFRVFEGKREKDGEGEEKMTTLFPLGQPARMRDTKDGLSYTMMVVEAGPDKAIEWTKPGGLNPAQPIAELGETASQVAILKGDGSISLVKKDLEDAQWKEMIGPQDFTRIDWDAIEVKPGQKE; via the coding sequence ATGTATATTCATAATCGAATTCTGCTGCTGGTGTTGCTGATGGTAACAGTCACAGTTCCCAGCGGATGCCAGAAACAGCCTGCTGCGAATTCCACAACGGAAGAAGCTGCCACCGAGACTGGTGCACCGGCAGAGACGGCCGCTCAACCGGAAGAGCCAAAGATCGCCCCGGAGATGCTGACCAAAGCGGGTGAACCGATGACCGCCGCACGTTACAAGGCTGCTGGCAATCAGCTCAAGCAGATTGGTCTGGCACTGCATAACCTGCACGATCAAACACAGTATTTCCTGCCGACTCAGGAGAAATATCCTGAATTTTATGACGAGAATGGTCGTTTAAAAGTCAGTTGGCGGGTGCATCTCCTGCCCTATTTGGACCAGAAACCATTGTATGAACAGTTCAAACTGGATGAAGCGTGGGACAGTCCAAATAATGCGCCGCTGGCGAAGAACATGCCTGATGTCTATAAATCGCCGGACACACCCGTCAACTCAAACAAAACCCGCTTTCGTGTATTTGAAGGGAAACGGGAGAAAGATGGTGAGGGAGAGGAGAAAATGACCACATTGTTTCCCCTGGGTCAGCCGGCCCGTATGAGAGATACAAAGGATGGCCTCTCCTATACAATGATGGTCGTTGAAGCAGGTCCCGACAAAGCTATCGAGTGGACGAAACCGGGTGGTCTGAATCCGGCGCAGCCAATCGCCGAACTGGGAGAAACTGCTTCACAGGTTGCGATTCTTAAGGGGGATGGATCCATCTCACTCGTTAAAAAGGATCTGGAAGACGCGCAATGGAAAGAGATGATCGGTCCGCAGGACTTCACGCGGATTGATTGGGATGCTATCGAAGTCAAACCGGGACAGAAAGAATAA
- a CDS encoding glycosyltransferase: protein MSVILVHTGVSHTRIEYSIWEALNQTWPHSSTIARFGTGFSPDKEVDVSRANLIISTSLEAAASIKCQDHQLHMCYLEPIASNQQPIDHQLVNSLTEVEFVVPTKTLLNQNRDRFTSFVRPPVDTDFFSSGYERRSEFYLLVVDGPWTAQEQLAVDACVALKQSLSIIGIPAEQVPAAVHNEPQVEIIGAVDDQTLRDQYRLCKAVICPRDVDFDLSAQEAQSCGAPVVIFGGCEAAQSVICFEQHGLGSGIHFAEQSAASLISAMRELELRPQRCQSVIGWCCAAQFSYQQFQLNFNQAIAKEIAYRIQCAQRQSQADDQQDQGPAEERAAA, encoded by the coding sequence ATGAGTGTGATCTTAGTGCACACAGGCGTATCTCATACGCGCATCGAATATAGTATCTGGGAAGCACTGAATCAGACCTGGCCTCATTCCTCCACAATTGCCCGCTTCGGAACCGGTTTTTCCCCGGATAAGGAAGTGGATGTTTCCCGGGCAAATCTGATCATCAGCACGAGCCTCGAAGCAGCCGCCTCGATCAAATGCCAGGATCACCAGTTGCATATGTGCTACCTGGAACCGATCGCCAGCAATCAGCAGCCCATCGATCACCAGCTGGTCAACTCACTGACCGAAGTGGAGTTCGTTGTACCGACCAAAACGCTTTTGAATCAGAACCGGGATCGTTTTACCTCATTTGTACGTCCCCCCGTTGATACTGATTTTTTCAGTTCCGGTTATGAAAGACGGAGTGAGTTCTATCTGCTCGTTGTCGACGGTCCCTGGACTGCGCAGGAACAACTGGCCGTCGATGCCTGTGTGGCTCTCAAACAGAGTCTGTCGATCATCGGGATTCCTGCAGAACAGGTCCCCGCTGCGGTTCACAATGAACCCCAGGTGGAAATCATCGGTGCCGTTGATGATCAGACTCTGCGAGATCAGTATAGGCTCTGCAAAGCAGTGATCTGCCCACGGGATGTTGACTTCGATCTGTCTGCCCAGGAAGCACAGAGCTGTGGTGCCCCAGTGGTGATCTTTGGAGGCTGTGAAGCAGCCCAGTCTGTCATCTGCTTTGAGCAGCATGGACTGGGAAGTGGAATCCACTTCGCCGAACAGAGTGCCGCCTCACTGATCTCAGCCATGCGCGAGCTGGAGCTCCGTCCGCAGCGTTGCCAGTCCGTGATCGGCTGGTGCTGTGCAGCCCAGTTCTCGTATCAGCAGTTCCAGCTGAACTTCAATCAGGCAATTGCCAAAGAGATCGCCTACCGGATTCAGTGTGCTCAACGCCAGAGTCAGGCAGACGATCAACAGGATCAGGGTCCCGCCGAAGAGCGGGCTGCCGCTTAA
- a CDS encoding glycosyltransferase family 2 protein, with protein sequence MTSTLFISLFWGSVALIAYAYVGYPLLIWLLSRRHSRRAEEFTSNQGEMAAMGELPFVSIIIAAYREENVILDRLNNLALLDYPADKLEILIGCDGNEDLTGELVTMYDDDCVRLLQFEERRGKSSVLNDCVPAARGEILVFSDANTHMDPQCLKQLVRHFADETIGGVCGQLILEDSETGKNVDGLYWKYENFLKQCETNLGAVLGVNGALYALRKSIYMPIPPETIIDDFLIGMRVHLMGQRLIYDGSAFATEESATSVQAEFKRRVRIGTGGFQSLRHLKGLLSPRYGYIAFAFWSHKLLRWFCPVFMTVALLANLCLLNQTLYQVTLLGQGLFYLSAFVGMKLASRGGVLRKLCRVPGMFVQMNLALGIGLFRWLFTRQTGTWERTERSATRVVPVDEAFPLEQQSDIDPETIENHIPSHHS encoded by the coding sequence ATGACATCCACACTCTTCATCAGCCTCTTCTGGGGATCTGTCGCGTTGATCGCCTACGCCTATGTCGGCTATCCACTGCTTATCTGGCTGCTTTCACGGCGTCATTCCCGACGTGCCGAAGAATTCACAAGCAATCAGGGCGAAATGGCAGCGATGGGGGAACTCCCCTTTGTGTCGATTATCATCGCCGCCTATCGGGAAGAGAATGTCATTCTCGATCGTTTGAATAACCTCGCCCTGCTGGACTATCCTGCCGACAAACTTGAGATTCTGATCGGCTGCGACGGGAATGAAGACCTGACCGGCGAACTGGTCACTATGTATGACGATGACTGCGTGCGTCTGCTGCAATTCGAAGAACGGCGGGGCAAGTCATCGGTTTTAAATGACTGTGTACCGGCGGCCCGTGGTGAAATCCTGGTCTTCTCTGACGCCAACACGCACATGGATCCACAGTGCCTCAAACAACTGGTACGACACTTTGCCGATGAAACCATCGGCGGTGTCTGCGGGCAGTTGATTCTCGAAGATTCGGAGACGGGAAAAAATGTGGACGGCCTGTATTGGAAATATGAAAACTTCCTGAAACAGTGTGAAACCAACCTCGGAGCCGTACTGGGTGTGAACGGTGCACTGTATGCCTTACGCAAGTCGATCTACATGCCGATTCCACCGGAAACGATCATCGATGATTTCCTGATTGGGATGCGGGTCCATCTGATGGGGCAACGTCTGATCTATGACGGCAGTGCCTTCGCAACCGAGGAATCTGCCACTTCGGTACAGGCAGAATTCAAACGTCGTGTCCGCATCGGTACCGGCGGTTTTCAGAGCTTACGGCACCTGAAGGGGCTGCTGAGTCCTCGATATGGATACATCGCTTTTGCCTTCTGGTCACACAAACTGTTGCGCTGGTTCTGTCCGGTCTTCATGACCGTGGCGTTGCTGGCGAATCTGTGCCTGTTGAATCAGACACTCTACCAGGTCACATTACTGGGCCAGGGACTGTTTTATCTGTCTGCCTTTGTGGGTATGAAACTCGCGAGTCGAGGGGGCGTGCTCCGTAAACTCTGTCGGGTTCCGGGTATGTTCGTGCAGATGAACCTGGCACTGGGAATCGGCCTGTTCCGCTGGCTCTTCACGCGACAGACCGGCACCTGGGAACGAACCGAACGCAGTGCCACCCGCGTGGTGCCTGTCGATGAAGCGTTTCCGCTGGAACAGCAGAGCGACATCGATCCAGAAACCATTGAGAATCATATTCCCTCTCATCATTCATAA
- a CDS encoding DUF1559 domain-containing protein, whose product MTISFECRQCGKKYKVGDDKAGKKIKCKECEAVMKIPVPAGDDFLEAFDEEEEMDYSPPTRRRKKSPAKSAKSKQKKQTASKVKPGPLIAIGAVVLLLGGGGYFLLTWGAPGGKIMKRIADKADDVINSQMNGGNSQQVQASEADRMKKIGLAFHHYHDSFTRFPYADAHLTDGKPNLSWRVHLLPFLGQTELYQQFKLDEPWDSPHNKALITKMPDVYRTENTLQPGFTSVMTFSGKDTPFSGGQGLRMRSFTDGVSNVILAVKAGPDKAVPWTQPIDLPFNPGNPIIALGQATNGGFLCIMGDGALRTIPTSISPQTLSLAIQHRDGQSLPIF is encoded by the coding sequence ATGACCATCAGTTTTGAATGCAGGCAGTGCGGTAAGAAATATAAAGTCGGCGACGATAAAGCCGGTAAGAAAATCAAATGCAAAGAGTGCGAAGCGGTGATGAAAATCCCGGTTCCCGCGGGTGATGATTTTCTGGAAGCGTTCGATGAAGAAGAGGAAATGGATTATTCGCCACCGACACGACGACGGAAGAAAAGCCCCGCGAAGTCGGCGAAATCGAAGCAGAAGAAACAGACGGCTTCCAAAGTCAAACCGGGGCCGCTGATCGCGATCGGTGCCGTGGTCCTGCTGCTGGGAGGTGGTGGTTATTTTCTGCTGACCTGGGGTGCCCCGGGAGGCAAGATCATGAAGCGTATCGCCGACAAAGCGGACGACGTGATCAACTCTCAAATGAATGGAGGGAATTCGCAACAGGTCCAGGCGTCAGAGGCAGACCGCATGAAAAAGATCGGGCTGGCCTTTCATCACTATCACGATTCTTTCACGCGATTCCCGTACGCCGATGCGCACCTGACGGATGGCAAACCGAATTTGAGCTGGCGGGTGCATCTGCTCCCGTTTCTGGGACAGACGGAGTTGTATCAGCAGTTCAAGCTGGATGAGCCCTGGGACAGTCCGCATAACAAGGCCTTGATTACCAAAATGCCGGATGTCTACCGGACAGAAAATACCCTGCAGCCGGGCTTCACGTCTGTGATGACCTTCTCAGGCAAGGACACCCCGTTCAGCGGCGGTCAGGGTTTACGCATGCGAAGTTTCACCGATGGTGTTTCCAACGTGATCCTGGCGGTCAAAGCAGGCCCGGACAAAGCGGTTCCCTGGACACAACCGATCGACCTGCCCTTCAATCCTGGCAATCCGATCATCGCACTGGGACAGGCCACTAATGGGGGATTCCTGTGCATCATGGGCGATGGTGCACTGCGAACGATTCCGACCAGTATTTCGCCACAAACGCTCAGTCTGGCAATCCAGCATCGAGACGGTCAGAGCCTGCCGATCTTCTGA
- a CDS encoding lactonase family protein yields MQSPETSRRSFLKTSLALTGTFPLVAGLAYAESKSSDKPLMAYVGTFSSPLQDVLDTQVDLPPGNGRGIHLFQVDSKTGAMTPAGIQRMGTSPSCLAVNAEGTRLYSTNETDRVGQEKHGSVSAFKVNRKDGSLTQLNKVNSGGDGPTYVSIHPSGRYLLIANYFGGSISVLPILKDGSLGEATDVKNDAGKIGPTTATNAPEGSFAFSGHDHTHAHMIQADPSGRFVFHVDLGLDKIYIWKFDEKTGKLTPNDQPAISLPPGDGPRHFHFHPNGRWFYSIQEEGSTLVLFDFDPKAGTLTARQTISTLPEGFKGSNFCSEILVSEDGKYVYAGNRLHDSIGIFSVGTNGELTWVADEWTRGNYPRSFSFDPTGEFLYCCNQRADSVAVFKVDKATGKLHFTGHYAAVGNPSHVVFLDLAKQP; encoded by the coding sequence ATGCAATCTCCCGAAACATCCCGCCGCTCGTTTCTGAAAACATCTCTCGCTCTGACCGGAACTTTTCCACTGGTCGCTGGACTGGCCTACGCGGAATCAAAATCGTCCGACAAACCCCTGATGGCCTATGTCGGCACCTTCAGTTCTCCGCTTCAGGATGTGCTCGATACCCAGGTCGACCTGCCGCCTGGCAACGGACGCGGTATTCATCTCTTCCAGGTCGATAGCAAAACGGGAGCGATGACCCCTGCTGGCATTCAGCGGATGGGAACCAGCCCCAGTTGCCTGGCTGTCAACGCGGAAGGCACACGCCTCTATTCGACCAATGAAACCGATCGGGTTGGCCAGGAGAAACATGGTTCCGTCTCCGCCTTCAAGGTCAACCGGAAAGACGGCTCGCTTACACAACTCAACAAGGTTAACTCGGGGGGAGACGGACCAACCTATGTCAGCATTCATCCGTCGGGACGCTATCTGCTGATTGCGAATTATTTCGGCGGTTCGATTTCCGTACTCCCCATTCTGAAAGACGGCTCACTCGGCGAAGCCACCGATGTTAAAAATGATGCCGGCAAAATCGGTCCCACCACAGCCACGAATGCCCCCGAAGGCAGCTTCGCCTTCAGCGGTCACGATCATACGCACGCTCACATGATTCAGGCCGATCCTTCCGGTCGCTTCGTGTTTCATGTCGATCTGGGCTTGGACAAGATCTACATCTGGAAATTCGATGAAAAAACGGGCAAGCTCACGCCGAATGATCAGCCTGCGATTTCTCTGCCTCCCGGCGACGGACCCCGGCACTTCCACTTCCATCCCAACGGACGCTGGTTCTATTCAATCCAGGAAGAAGGTTCGACGCTGGTACTCTTCGATTTCGATCCAAAGGCTGGCACACTGACCGCTCGGCAGACCATCTCGACACTGCCGGAAGGTTTCAAAGGCAGCAACTTCTGTTCGGAAATTCTGGTCTCGGAAGACGGTAAGTACGTCTATGCCGGCAACCGTCTGCACGACAGCATCGGCATCTTTTCCGTCGGCACAAACGGCGAACTGACCTGGGTGGCTGATGAATGGACTCGCGGTAATTATCCCCGCAGCTTCAGCTTCGACCCGACCGGCGAATTTCTCTACTGCTGTAACCAGCGGGCCGACAGCGTGGCCGTGTTCAAAGTCGATAAAGCAACAGGCAAGCTGCACTTCACAGGCCACTACGCCGCCGTCGGTAACCCCTCGCACGTCGTCTTTCTGGACCTGGCAAAGCAACCCTGA
- a CDS encoding sensor histidine kinase yields the protein MTQQTVENLEARVKELEAQVQDYQKQLIQAQKMSSVGALASSITHEFNNILTTVINYAKLGLRHKEEERRDKAFTKILSAGQRAAKITTGMLSYARGNESRQEPVDLVVLVKSVIALVEKDLTMNRVNLHTHFDAQPEVTLNPNQIQQVLVNLIVNARQAMPGGGRLDLAVRVNAESNLAEVIVRDSGSGIPPEQLHHIFEQFYTTKEADENGQGGTGLGLSLAKEVMEAHNGRIRVESAVGKGTAFTLKFPLSAAAIEAA from the coding sequence ATGACTCAGCAAACCGTCGAAAATCTTGAAGCCCGTGTCAAAGAGCTGGAAGCTCAAGTCCAGGATTACCAGAAGCAGCTCATTCAGGCACAGAAGATGAGCTCCGTGGGTGCCCTGGCTTCATCGATCACGCATGAATTCAACAATATTCTCACGACCGTGATCAATTACGCGAAGCTGGGCCTGCGTCACAAAGAGGAAGAACGCCGGGACAAAGCGTTTACCAAGATTCTCTCCGCCGGTCAGCGGGCCGCCAAGATCACCACCGGCATGCTCTCGTATGCCCGCGGTAATGAGAGTCGCCAGGAACCGGTCGACCTGGTCGTACTGGTCAAGAGCGTGATCGCCCTGGTGGAAAAAGACCTGACGATGAACCGCGTCAATCTGCATACCCATTTCGATGCTCAGCCGGAAGTCACGTTGAATCCGAACCAGATCCAGCAGGTGCTTGTCAATCTGATCGTGAATGCCCGTCAGGCGATGCCCGGCGGCGGCAGACTCGACCTGGCGGTCCGTGTGAATGCGGAATCGAACCTGGCAGAGGTGATCGTGCGCGACAGCGGTTCTGGTATTCCCCCCGAGCAGCTGCACCATATCTTTGAACAGTTTTACACGACCAAAGAAGCAGACGAGAACGGCCAGGGAGGCACTGGTCTGGGCCTGTCACTGGCCAAAGAGGTCATGGAGGCCCATAACGGACGCATCCGTGTTGAGAGTGCCGTCGGTAAAGGGACTGCTTTCACGCTGAAATTCCCACTCTCGGCAGCAGCCATCGAAGCGGCCTGA
- a CDS encoding methyltransferase family protein: MAADSDSDKPPQGINRRRLVLDLIGLPLFFALFMFLPAGTWTWPKGWLFILFLLVVVSAGFVVLQRVNPEVIVARSHFHKGTKHWDKILLGFYFPSMLAIVPVAAMDESRFHWFPVPWWICIIGYAFLLAGMAIVTWAEAVNKFFEVTVRIQTDRGHAVIDTGPYAIMRHPGYVGGILTALGMALSLGSVWALIPAGIASLVLIVRTHWEDQTLQAELNGYREYAMRVRYKLIPGIW; the protein is encoded by the coding sequence ATGGCCGCTGACAGTGACTCGGACAAACCACCTCAAGGCATCAATCGCCGGCGTCTGGTTCTGGATCTGATTGGCCTGCCTCTCTTCTTCGCTCTATTTATGTTCCTGCCTGCGGGTACATGGACGTGGCCCAAGGGCTGGCTGTTCATTCTCTTTCTACTGGTGGTCGTCTCAGCAGGATTCGTAGTTCTTCAGCGTGTGAATCCGGAAGTCATTGTCGCGAGAAGTCACTTCCACAAAGGAACGAAACACTGGGACAAAATCCTGCTTGGCTTCTACTTTCCGTCGATGCTGGCCATCGTCCCTGTAGCGGCCATGGACGAGAGCCGATTCCACTGGTTTCCGGTTCCATGGTGGATCTGCATTATTGGCTACGCCTTCCTGCTGGCGGGGATGGCAATCGTCACCTGGGCCGAAGCCGTGAACAAGTTCTTTGAAGTCACCGTGCGGATTCAAACAGACCGCGGGCATGCAGTGATCGACACCGGTCCCTATGCCATCATGCGTCATCCCGGCTATGTCGGGGGAATCCTCACCGCCCTTGGCATGGCACTCTCGCTGGGTTCTGTGTGGGCCTTGATTCCAGCTGGAATCGCCTCGCTGGTGTTGATTGTGCGAACGCACTGGGAAGACCAGACCCTGCAGGCTGAATTGAACGGGTACCGGGAATACGCGATGCGTGTGCGCTATAAGCTGATCCCAGGCATCTGGTAA
- a CDS encoding DUF1559 domain-containing protein codes for MSATRLLPAVPGNWNRCLSTFSLCLFLLLVSAGCQKPQPSDSQAEKDDSSASSTEQSSSKDAATAEEKTIDPKMVTKPGEPMTAERYQEVKARLKAIGLALHYSHDKNRSFLPSQEEHPEYFDENGQLKVSWRVHILPFLSQKPLYDQFKLDEAWDSPANAPLAKKMPEVYRSPDTPIGSDKTRFRVFEGQWGKNNRGREAPSTIFPLGKPVQIRNILDGTSNTVMVVEAGPDKAVLWTQPGGLKDEHPKAEFGAAGRGIPVLLADGSTRCYKRDIDESKWKDLINPNDGNVIDDREYTIIHTTLKPDQIKVLQQLRGIVMAFYDYVDKYNRFPPADEHLVDGKPNLSWRVYLLPFMGQEALYQQFKLDEPWDSPHNKALVAKMPAIYQFGSAGKPGETRVMTFSGEKTPFPGGPGSRIRDITDGTSNTIFFVIAAEDKTVPWTKPEDLPFDPAAPIKALGTLTTPVIPAVMMDGSTRGIPVNIPAKTLANLIQPADGNVITVDLPSYKPE; via the coding sequence ATGTCTGCTACTCGCTTACTCCCTGCTGTTCCGGGAAACTGGAATCGCTGTCTGTCCACATTCTCTCTCTGCCTGTTCCTGCTGCTGGTTTCTGCAGGTTGTCAAAAGCCTCAGCCCAGCGACTCCCAGGCGGAAAAAGACGACTCTTCAGCTTCGTCTACCGAACAGTCATCCTCGAAAGATGCTGCCACTGCGGAAGAAAAGACGATCGATCCCAAAATGGTGACGAAACCGGGGGAACCGATGACGGCCGAACGTTATCAGGAGGTAAAAGCGCGGCTGAAAGCCATCGGCCTGGCCCTGCATTACTCGCATGATAAAAACCGGTCTTTTTTACCATCACAAGAAGAACATCCTGAATATTTCGATGAGAATGGTCAGTTGAAAGTCAGCTGGCGGGTCCACATTCTGCCCTTTCTGAGCCAGAAGCCGCTGTACGATCAATTCAAACTGGATGAAGCCTGGGATAGTCCAGCCAATGCGCCGCTGGCAAAGAAGATGCCTGAGGTTTACCGCTCTCCTGATACCCCGATCGGTTCAGACAAGACCCGCTTCCGTGTCTTTGAAGGACAATGGGGAAAAAATAACAGAGGAAGAGAGGCGCCGTCTACCATATTTCCACTAGGGAAACCGGTCCAGATTCGTAACATTCTGGACGGAACATCAAACACAGTCATGGTCGTTGAAGCGGGACCGGACAAAGCGGTTCTATGGACTCAACCCGGTGGACTGAAAGATGAACATCCCAAGGCTGAATTCGGAGCCGCCGGTCGAGGCATTCCGGTCTTGCTGGCCGATGGTTCAACCCGCTGTTACAAGCGGGATATCGATGAAAGCAAGTGGAAAGACCTGATAAACCCGAATGATGGCAACGTGATTGACGATCGAGAATACACCATTATCCATACCACTCTGAAGCCAGATCAGATCAAGGTCCTGCAACAGCTTCGCGGGATCGTCATGGCGTTTTACGACTATGTCGATAAATACAATCGGTTTCCGCCCGCGGATGAACACCTGGTCGACGGCAAACCCAACCTGAGTTGGCGAGTGTATCTGCTGCCTTTCATGGGACAGGAGGCACTGTATCAACAGTTCAAACTGGATGAGCCCTGGGACAGCCCCCACAACAAAGCCTTAGTGGCGAAAATGCCGGCGATCTATCAGTTTGGTTCCGCAGGTAAGCCGGGCGAGACACGTGTGATGACCTTTTCCGGAGAAAAGACGCCGTTTCCGGGAGGGCCGGGCTCACGCATCAGAGATATCACTGACGGGACTTCCAATACGATCTTCTTCGTGATCGCTGCTGAGGATAAAACGGTACCCTGGACGAAACCGGAAGACCTGCCCTTTGATCCTGCTGCCCCGATCAAAGCCCTCGGTACGTTAACCACGCCTGTGATCCCCGCTGTGATGATGGATGGCTCGACAAGGGGGATTCCTGTGAACATCCCCGCGAAAACGCTGGCGAATCTGATTCAGCCGGCAGACGGTAATGTGATCACAGTTGATCTGCCCTCATACAAACCTGAATAA
- a CDS encoding glycosyltransferase family 4 protein, whose translation MSTILSQPVDLSDSGEQPRPQESRKRLLLVSYHFPPVGGAGVQRPVKFVKYLKQFGWDVSVLMAANPSVPVFDNSLLVDIPENTHLEKARTWEPDYTLKKNMAQKQEEAQKVSLSGSLKSSCKKVVKAGAGMLLQPDAQILWYPNALKAGKRLLKRVPHDAILATAPPYSNLILASKLKKIFHLPLISDFRDEWDLSSKYLENHQRDRISDLIQTRLQKKVMRHSDAIVATTQASTQRLLDRAEQFGASPVGQCIYNGYDPDDFDTPHEPTSTYSPESGRKFRIVYTGTLWNLTTIEPLVRAIEAVHQSQPAILKHLELQVIGRKTPEQREILDRLNQTDCTLICEDYCAHHEALKKMAAADALCLLLSDVEGADRVAPAKLFEYLAIQREILSITPAGETAGILQDFWPEGNFRASETDKLAHWLVNRLSGQTVSPMPHPEKRDQFQREHQAGQLAELLNQLVHHRI comes from the coding sequence ATGTCTACCATCCTCTCTCAACCTGTCGATCTGTCCGATTCGGGAGAACAGCCACGTCCACAGGAGTCACGTAAGCGACTGCTGCTGGTGAGCTATCATTTCCCCCCGGTCGGCGGTGCCGGCGTACAGCGTCCCGTCAAGTTTGTGAAATACCTGAAGCAGTTCGGCTGGGATGTGAGCGTGCTGATGGCTGCCAATCCTTCGGTACCGGTGTTCGATAACAGCCTGCTGGTCGATATTCCTGAGAACACACACCTGGAAAAGGCACGGACCTGGGAACCGGACTACACACTCAAGAAGAATATGGCCCAGAAGCAGGAAGAGGCGCAAAAAGTGAGCCTGTCAGGTTCGCTCAAGTCATCCTGTAAAAAGGTGGTCAAAGCGGGTGCGGGAATGCTGCTGCAGCCCGACGCGCAGATTCTCTGGTATCCGAATGCACTCAAGGCCGGTAAGCGGCTGCTGAAGCGGGTCCCCCACGATGCCATCCTGGCAACCGCCCCGCCCTATTCGAACCTGATCCTGGCCAGCAAACTCAAAAAAATATTCCACCTGCCACTGATTTCGGATTTCCGTGACGAGTGGGACCTGAGCAGCAAGTACCTGGAGAACCATCAGCGGGACCGGATCTCGGATCTGATTCAGACCCGTCTGCAGAAAAAAGTCATGCGTCACTCAGACGCGATTGTGGCTACCACGCAGGCCAGTACGCAGCGTCTGCTGGACCGGGCGGAGCAGTTTGGTGCCTCACCTGTCGGCCAGTGTATCTATAACGGCTACGATCCGGATGACTTTGACACGCCGCATGAGCCGACATCGACCTATTCACCAGAGAGTGGTAGAAAGTTTCGGATTGTCTATACGGGAACGCTCTGGAATCTGACCACGATTGAACCACTGGTGCGGGCGATTGAAGCCGTACATCAGTCACAACCTGCGATCCTGAAGCACCTGGAACTGCAGGTGATTGGGAGAAAGACTCCCGAACAGCGGGAAATCCTGGATCGTCTGAACCAGACGGACTGCACGCTGATTTGCGAAGACTACTGTGCCCACCACGAAGCCTTGAAAAAGATGGCAGCCGCGGATGCACTCTGCCTGCTGCTCAGCGATGTGGAAGGCGCCGACCGTGTGGCACCGGCCAAGCTGTTTGAATACCTGGCAATTCAGCGGGAAATCCTGTCGATCACTCCCGCGGGAGAAACGGCGGGCATTCTGCAGGACTTCTGGCCAGAGGGGAATTTCCGTGCCAGCGAGACGGACAAACTTGCGCACTGGCTGGTCAATCGTCTGAGTGGCCAAACGGTCTCACCGATGCCTCATCCGGAAAAACGGGATCAGTTCCAGCGGGAACACCAGGCAGGACAACTGGCGGAACTGTTAAACCAACTGGTCCATCACCGGATCTGA
- a CDS encoding serine O-acetyltransferase — protein MKFWEDLKAKSEWCYGSVTARSLLKTCLTDGTMAMLWYRLMQWASAWKLAPLAMIFNKCNAIFCQCIIGRGADFGRRLVIIHSQGIVINGSVKAGDDIKLEHQVTIGAERNTSPRLGSDIFIGAGAKVIGAVEIGSHSKIGANAVVVKDVAAHTTVGGIPAKVIKVHQESEPVSRPEINQAELPYKQHQPKVAP, from the coding sequence ATGAAATTCTGGGAAGATCTGAAAGCAAAATCAGAATGGTGCTACGGCAGTGTGACTGCGCGGAGCCTGCTGAAAACGTGCCTGACCGACGGCACGATGGCGATGCTCTGGTACCGCCTGATGCAGTGGGCGAGTGCCTGGAAGCTGGCGCCGCTGGCCATGATTTTCAACAAATGCAATGCGATCTTCTGCCAGTGCATCATTGGACGCGGTGCGGATTTCGGTCGCCGCCTGGTGATCATCCATAGCCAGGGAATCGTGATTAACGGTTCCGTCAAGGCCGGCGATGACATCAAACTGGAACACCAGGTAACCATCGGTGCGGAACGTAACACATCTCCTCGACTGGGATCGGACATCTTTATCGGTGCGGGAGCCAAGGTGATTGGTGCGGTGGAAATTGGCTCGCACTCGAAGATCGGGGCGAATGCGGTTGTTGTGAAAGACGTCGCAGCGCACACCACCGTCGGCGGGATTCCTGCAAAAGTGATTAAGGTTCATCAGGAGTCGGAACCTGTCAGCAGACCAGAAATCAATCAGGCCGAACTCCCCTACAAACAACATCAGCCAAAGGTGGCACCATGA